One genomic window of Odocoileus virginianus isolate 20LAN1187 ecotype Illinois chromosome 8, Ovbor_1.2, whole genome shotgun sequence includes the following:
- the LOC110133433 gene encoding LOW QUALITY PROTEIN: CAP-Gly domain-containing linker protein 1-like (The sequence of the model RefSeq protein was modified relative to this genomic sequence to represent the inferred CDS: inserted 3 bases in 2 codons), with the protein MSMLKPSRLKAPTKILKPGSTALKTPAAVVAPTENTACSEKASSTPSSETQEEFVDDFQVGERVWVNGNKPGFIQFLGETQFAPGQWAGIVLDEPIGKNDGSVAGARYFRCEPLKGIFTRPSKLTREARAGAEADGPQTTPAARAPSPPSTSAVSMASLSPATPSHIPRRLSQPTAKEPSATSEINFTKTANLSEARSIKKGERELKIGDRVLVGGMKAGVVRFLGETDFAKGEWCGVELDEPLGKNDGAVAGTRYFQCQPKYGLFAPIHKVTKIGFPSTTPAKAKAAAVRRVMATTPASMKCSPSASSLSSMSSVASSVSSKPSRTGLLTETSSRYARKISGTTALPEALKEKQQHIEQLLAERDLERAEVAKATSHVGEIEQELALARDRHDQHVLELEAKLDQLRTMLEAADWEKVELLNQLEEEKRKVEDLQFRIDEESITKGDLEVATVSEKSRIMELEKDLALRVQEVAELRRRLESNKPAGDVDMSLSLLQEISALEEKIEATHSDHQKEVASLREHFGAREETHQKELKALQAVTEKLSSENESLKSKLDHANKENSDVIILWKSKLETAIASHQQAMEELKVSFSKGVGTETAEFAELKTQIEKMRLDHQQEIEKLQNRQDSERCAHMKELEALKAKLMQVIKEKENSLEAIQSKLDKAEDQHLVEMEDTLNKLQEAELKVKELEVLSQAKCNEQTKVIDHFTSQLKAAKEKLSDLDAPQKASSEGKSEIENLRQELKAAKKRIKSLESEKDAESGKASSITKELQGKELMLNNLQENLSEVSRVKEALEKELQTLKEKFADASEEAVSFQRSMQDMKAKFRERDERKEQLLKAKKKLENDIAAIMKMSGDNXQLTKMNDELRLKERDVEELQLKLTKAKENTSLLQKSIGEVTLKAEQSQKEAAKKQEEEKKELLRKLSYLEKKMEMSRNECQDLKARYEEASSESRAKHEEVLQNLRDTEERLKAAQENCELLQKLEELGKQAEGAKLDTLKENNLKNVEELNKSKELLMVENQKIEELKKETETLKQAAAQKSQQLSALQENVKLNEELGRSRDEVTSHQKLEEERSVLNNQLLEMKKRESKLIKDADEEKASLQKPISFTSALLTEKDAELEKLRNEVTVLRGENASAKSLHSVVQSLESDKVKLELKVKNLELQLKENKMQLSSSXQIGFLNSVVVDLQRKNQDLQMKVEMMSEAALNGDGDDLNNYDSDDQEKQSKKKPCLFCDVCDCFDLHDTEDCPTQSQMSEDPPHSAHHGSRSEERPYCEICEMFGHWATNCNDDETF; encoded by the exons ATGAGTATGCTAAAACCAAGCAGGCTTAAGGCCCCCACCAAGATCCTGAAGCCTGGAAGCACAGCCTTGAAGACACCTGCTGCTGTTGTCGCTCCAACAGAAAACACAGCATGCAGTGAAAAAGCCTCAAGCACTCCGTCCTCTGAGACACAAGAGGAGTTTGTGGATGACTTCCAAGTTGGGGAGCGAGTGTGGGTGAACGGGAATAAGCCTGGGTTTATCCAGTTCCTGGGAGAAACCCAGTTTGCACCAGGCCAGTGGGCCGGGATCGTTTTGGATGAACCCATCGGCAAGAACGACGGCTCGGTGGCAGGAGCTCGGTACTTCCGGTGTGAGCCTCTGAAGGGCATATTCACCCGGCCTTCAAAGCTGACGAGGGAGGCGCGGGCCGGGGCTGAAGCTGACGGCCCGCAGACGACTCCCGCTGCCAGGGCCCCTTCGCCTCCGTCCACTTCGGCAGTCAGCATGGCGTCCTTGTCCCCAGCCACCCCCTCACATATTCCCCGCAGATTGTCCCAACCAACTGCAAAGGAACCTTCAGCTACATCTGAGATCAACTTTACGAAAACTGCCAACCTATCAGAGGCCCGCTCAatcaagaaaggagagagagaactcAAAATCGGAGACCGAGTATTGGTTGGTGGCATGAAGGCTGGTGTAGTCCGATTTCTTGGGGAGACAGACTTTGCCAAGGGGGAGTGGTGCGGTGTGGAGTTGGATGAACCTCTGGGGAAGAATGACGGGGCTGTTGCTGGAACAAGGTATTTTCAGTGTCAACCCAAATACGGCCTGTTTGCTCCAATCCACAAAGTCACCAAGATTGGCTTCCCCTCCACCACGCCAGCCAAAGCCAAGGCCGCGGCAGTGAGGCGAGTGATGGCAACCACACCGGCCAGCATGAAGTGCAGCCCATCCGCCTCCTCTCTCAGCTCCATGAGCTCCGTGGCCTCCTCCGTGAGCAGCAAGCCCAGCCGGACAGGACTGTTGACCGAAACCTCCTCCCGTTACGCCAGGAAGATCTCCGGCACCACCGCCCTCCCGGAGGCCCtgaaggagaagcagcagcataTTGAGCAGCTGCTGGCCGAACGAGATCTAGAGAGGGCGGAGGTGGCCAAGGCCACGAGCCACGTCGGGGAGATAGAGCAGGAGCTTGCCCTGGCCCGGGACAGACATGACCAGCACGTCCTGGAGTTGGAGGCCAAGCTGGACCAGCTTAGAACGATGCTGGAAGCTGCCGACTGGGAGAAGGTGGAACTTCTCAACCAACttgaagaggagaaaaggaaggttgAGGACCTTCAGTTCCGGATTGACGAAGAGTCAATTACTAAGGGCGATCTTGAGGTGGCCACGGTGTCAGAAAAGTCCCGCATCATGGAACTCGAGAAAGACCTCGCTTTGCGAGTGCAGGAGGTAGCTGAGCTGCGGAGGCGGCTGGAGTCCAATAAGCCAGCTGGGGATGTGGACATGTCACTGTCCCTCTTGCAAGAGATCAGTGCCTTGGAGGAGAAGATAGAAGCCACTCATAGTGACCATCAGAAAGAAGTCGCTTCTCTGAGGGAGCATTTTGGAGCCCGGGAAGAAACACACCAGAAGGAGTTAAAGGCTCTGCAGGCCGTCACAGAGAAGCTTTCTAGCGAGAATGAGTCCCTGAAAAGCAAGCTCGACCACGCCAACAAGGAGAATTCAGACGTGATCATCCTGTGGAAGTCCAAGCTGGAAACAGCCATTGCGTCCCACCAGCAGGCCATGGAGGAGCTGAAGGTGTCCTTCAGCAAGGGGGTCGGCACCGAGACAGCTGAGTTTGCGGAGTTAAAAACGCAGATAGAGAAGATGAGACTAGACCACCAGCAGGAAATAGAAAAGCTGCAGAACAGGCAGGACTCGGAAAGGTGTGCTCACATGAAAGAGCTCGAAGCCCTAAAGGCTAAGCTGATGCAAGTCATTAAAGAGAAGGAGAACAGTCTGGAAGCCATCCAGTCGAAGCTGGACAAAGCGGAAGACCAGCACCTAGTGGAAATGGAGGACACCTTAAACAAACTGCAGGAAGCCGAGCTAAAGGTAAAGGAGCTAGAGGTGCTCTCTCAAGCCAAATGCAATGAGCAAACCAAGGTTATTGATCATTTTACATCACAGCTCAAGGCTGCCAAAGAAAAGCTATCGGATCTTGATGCACCTCAGAAAGCCAGCTCTGAAGGTAAATCGGAAATCGAGAACCTCAGACAGGAGCTCAAAGCAGCTAAGAAACGGATTAAAAGCTTAGAGAGTGAAAAGGATGCTGAAAGCGGCAAGGCTAGTAGCATCACCAAAGAGCTGCAGGGAAAAGAGCTAATGCTTAATAACCTTCAGGAAAACTTGAGCGAAGTCAGCCGAGTGAAAGAGGCTTTGGAGAAAGAACTGCagactttgaaagaaaagtttgcTGATGCTTCAGAGGAGGCAGTCTCTTTTCAGAGAAGTATGCAAGATATGAAGGCAAaattcagagagagagatgaaaggaaagagcAGCTATTAAAGGCgaagaaaaaactggaaaatgacaTTGCAGCAATAATGAAAATGTCTGGAGACA TCCAGCTGACAAAAATGAACGACGAACTACGTCTGAAAGAAAGAGATGTAGAAGAATTACAGCTGAAACTCACCAAGGCTAAGGAAAACACAAGCCTCCTGCAGAAAAGTATCGGGGAAGTAACTCTCAAAGCCGAACAAAGTCAGAAAGAAGCAGCTAAaaagcaggaggaagaaaagaaagaactgctGAGAAAACTGTCATACCTGGAAAAGAAGATGGAAATGAGCCGCAACGAGTGTCAAGATCTGAAAGCCAGGTACGAGGAAGCCAGTTCTGAGAGCAGAGCCAAGCACGAAGAAGTCCTGCAGAACCTCCGGGACACAGAGGAGCGGCTGAAGGCCGCACAGGAGAACTGCGAGCTGCTGCAGAAGCTGGAGGAGCTGGGGAAGCAAGCCGAAGGAGCCAAATTGGATACACTTAAAGAAAACAACTTGAAAAACGTGGAAGAGCTGAACAAATCAAAAGAGCTTCTGATGGTAGAGAaccaaaaaatagaagaattaaagaaagaaacagaaacccTAAAGCAGGCAGCAGCTCAGAAGTCCCAGCAGCTCTCAGCGCTGCAAGAGAACGTGAAACTTAACGAGGAGCTGGGGAGGAGCAGGGACGAAGTCACCAGTCACCAAAAGCTGGAAGAAGAGAGATCTGTACTCAATAATCagttgttagaaatgaaaaagagagaatcCAAGTTAATAAAAGACGCAGATGAAGAAAAAGCTTCCTTGCAGAAACCCATCAGTTTCACTAGTGCCTTACTCACAGAAAAGGATGCGGAGCTGGAAAAGCTAAGAAATGAGGTCACGGTGCTCAGGGGAGAGAACGCGTCCGCCAAGTCCCTGCATTCGGTTGTTCAGTCTCTAGAGTCTGATAAGGTGAAGCTTGAGCTCAAGGTAAAGAACTTGGAGCTTCAACTCAAAGAAAACAAGATGCAGCTCAGCAGCTC TCAGATTGGCTTCCTCAATTCAGTAGTAGTAGACCTTCAGAGGAAGAATCAGGACCTCCAGATGAAGGTGGAGATGATGTCAGAAGCAGCCTTGAACGGGGACGGGGATGACCTGAACAATTACGACAGCGATGACCAGGAAAAACAGTCCAAGAAGAAACCCTGCCTCTTCTGTGATGTATGTGACTGCTTTGATCTGCATGACACAGAGGATTGTCCCACCCAGTCCCAGATGTCTGAGGACCCTCCCCACTCTGCACACCACGGCAGTCGGAGCGAGGAACGCCCATACTGTGAAATCTGCGAGATGTTTGGGCACTGGGCTACCAACTGCAATGATGACGAGACCTTCTGA